In Rhinolophus ferrumequinum isolate MPI-CBG mRhiFer1 chromosome 7, mRhiFer1_v1.p, whole genome shotgun sequence, the following proteins share a genomic window:
- the ORAI2 gene encoding protein orai-2 isoform X1, with translation MSKVSKVRCHAQNPSLAPIMSAELNVPMDPSTPAGSEPGHKGMDYRDWVRRSYLELVTSNHHSVQALSWRKLYLSRAKLKASSRTSALLSGFAMVAMVEVQLETQYQYPRPLLIAFSACTTVLVAVHLFALLISTCILPNVEAVSNIHNLNSISESPHERMHPYIELAWGFSTVLGILLFLAEVVLLCWIKFLPVDARRQPGSEPGPGAHTGWQAALVSTIIMVPVGLIFVVFTVHFYRSLVRHKTERHNREIEELHKLKVQLDGHERSLQVV, from the exons ATGAGCAAAGTCAGCAAGGTCAGGTGTCATGCTCAGAATCCCAG CCTGGCTCCCATCATGAGTGCTGAGCTCAACGTGCCTATGGACCCGTCCACTCCTGCTGGCTCAGAGCCTGGCCACAAGGGCATGGATTACCGGGACTGGGTCCGCCGTAGCTACCTGGAACTGGTCACCTCCAACCACCACTCTGTGCAGGCCCTCTCCTGGAGGAAGCTCTACCTGAGCAGGGCCAAGCTGAAGGCCTCCAGCCGCACCTCCGCCCTCCTTTCAGGCTTCGCCATG GTGGCCATGGTGGAGGTGCAGCTGGAGACTCAGTACCAGTACCCGCGGCCGCTGCTCATCGCCTTCAGCGCCTGCACCACCGTGCTGGTGGCCGTGCACCTCTTCGCCCTGCTCATCAGCACGTGCATCCTGCCCAACGTGGAGGCCGTGAGCAACATCCACAACCTCAACTCCATCAGTGAGTCGCCGCACGAGCGCATGCACCCCTACATCGAGCTGGCCTGGGGCTTCTCCACCGTGCTCGGCATCCTGCTCTTCCTGGCCGAGGTTGTGCTGCTCTGCTGGATCAAGTTCCTGCCCGTGGACGCGCGCCGCCAGCCCGGCTCCGAGCCCGGCCCCGGGGCCCACACGGGCTGGCAGGCCGCCCTCGTGTCCACCATCATCATGGTGCCCGTCGGACTCATCTTCGTGGTCTTCACCGTCCACTTCTACCGCTCGCTGGTGCGTCACAAAACGGAGCGGCACAACCGCGAGATCGAGGAGCTGCACAAGCTCAAGGTGCAGCTGGACGGGCACGAGCGCAGCCTGCAGGTCGTGTGA
- the ORAI2 gene encoding protein orai-2 isoform X2: MSAELNVPMDPSTPAGSEPGHKGMDYRDWVRRSYLELVTSNHHSVQALSWRKLYLSRAKLKASSRTSALLSGFAMVAMVEVQLETQYQYPRPLLIAFSACTTVLVAVHLFALLISTCILPNVEAVSNIHNLNSISESPHERMHPYIELAWGFSTVLGILLFLAEVVLLCWIKFLPVDARRQPGSEPGPGAHTGWQAALVSTIIMVPVGLIFVVFTVHFYRSLVRHKTERHNREIEELHKLKVQLDGHERSLQVV, translated from the exons ATGAGTGCTGAGCTCAACGTGCCTATGGACCCGTCCACTCCTGCTGGCTCAGAGCCTGGCCACAAGGGCATGGATTACCGGGACTGGGTCCGCCGTAGCTACCTGGAACTGGTCACCTCCAACCACCACTCTGTGCAGGCCCTCTCCTGGAGGAAGCTCTACCTGAGCAGGGCCAAGCTGAAGGCCTCCAGCCGCACCTCCGCCCTCCTTTCAGGCTTCGCCATG GTGGCCATGGTGGAGGTGCAGCTGGAGACTCAGTACCAGTACCCGCGGCCGCTGCTCATCGCCTTCAGCGCCTGCACCACCGTGCTGGTGGCCGTGCACCTCTTCGCCCTGCTCATCAGCACGTGCATCCTGCCCAACGTGGAGGCCGTGAGCAACATCCACAACCTCAACTCCATCAGTGAGTCGCCGCACGAGCGCATGCACCCCTACATCGAGCTGGCCTGGGGCTTCTCCACCGTGCTCGGCATCCTGCTCTTCCTGGCCGAGGTTGTGCTGCTCTGCTGGATCAAGTTCCTGCCCGTGGACGCGCGCCGCCAGCCCGGCTCCGAGCCCGGCCCCGGGGCCCACACGGGCTGGCAGGCCGCCCTCGTGTCCACCATCATCATGGTGCCCGTCGGACTCATCTTCGTGGTCTTCACCGTCCACTTCTACCGCTCGCTGGTGCGTCACAAAACGGAGCGGCACAACCGCGAGATCGAGGAGCTGCACAAGCTCAAGGTGCAGCTGGACGGGCACGAGCGCAGCCTGCAGGTCGTGTGA